Part of the Zea mays cultivar B73 chromosome 4, Zm-B73-REFERENCE-NAM-5.0, whole genome shotgun sequence genome is shown below.
GTCAATACGGAGAACACACAAAGCACAGGACTCTGTTGGATTCACTTATGGCATCCAAGATGGTGAGAACTCTCGACCGATTTCTATTGGTATTTATTCTGTGTACTTGGTGAATTGGTGATGTTTAGGTGATAATTGAAACTGTATTTCTTATGTTTGTTGCAAGAGTCTGGTGGCTTGTGCTCATGAATGTGGGCAGGAGAAGGGCCAATGTGATTTTTTTGGGGGCAGGGGCATTGGGAAAATatacttagggctagtttgggaacatcaattcccaagggatttctattttcccaagggaaattagttcattttcccttgggaaaataggaatcccttgggaaaatggtgttcccaaactagcccttagcccTAAATTTTTCTTTTAGTGCCTTGAAAATATGTAGCTCTAGTCAGCAGATAATATGGGTGCTTGAAGTAATTGAATTTCTTTGTTCCTCCGTCTTTAGTCATATTCAGGGCATGGTGGTTACCAAAGAATTTATTTACAATCCCACGGTGATTGACTAAAGAGCTCATCGCATAACACTTTTCACAACGTATTCCAGGCTGTTGATTCAGATAAAAGAAAGCATTCATCATCTCGGAATGGAAGCACATCAAGGAAGGCTCTTCTGTCAAGCAGCCGAGGTTCTGGAGATCCCAGCGACCCAAATCGCAGTAGCCACCTAGTCCcgaccaccagcagcagcagccgtcCATCAACCAATCAAAGGCTTCACCAGTCAACTGGACTTGAGGGCAGGACCTCGTCATTCCCAAAACCTGGAAGAATCGGCCAGGATGATCCCACTATGAGGAGTTTTGAACGCCTTACTATCAGCGCAGAGAGGAGGAGATGAATCTTTGGAGGTGCAAAAGGTCTGACCATTGACGAGTATACTGATTTCATTGAATATTCATTCGGTTCCAGATGATGCTTACTGATGAGCAAGTCAAAAGATTATGTACTGTGCATGATGCTGAGCTCTTCACATTGCGATGCTCGTCGAATCTTGGCACAGATTTGAGTTCTGTACATTCGTTTTCCAAACGGTTAGCGAAGCATTTAGCACCCCGTTAGGGACGTGCaaaatgatgatgattaacaCTTATATAATGACAATGAAATAAAAATAGCTCGCTAGGCTAGCTTTACCTTTGATGTAGATTTTCATTTGTGCAATGGAGTATTAGACATAAGGTCATGTTTGATCCATTAGTTATTAATAGTTAGTGGATTTATACAATATTTGATGTATATGTTTTGTAcatgtgtctagattcatcattATTCATTTTAATGTAGACATAAAAACTAAGCTAAAACGATTACTATTTAGAACTAGAACGGAGGAAATATTAATAAGCTAACTATTAGCTGCTTCTAGGGTCTGGTTGGATAGAAGGGCTAATTCTAGGGTCTTTTTTATGATAAACTAAACTATAGGGAAAACCCTAATAGCAGAAAACTTTATATTGAAAAAGCACTAAAGGCTAATTTGGAAACTTATATCGCTTCCAGTATTTTCGAGGATCGAGTGGGAAATTAATTTAATTTTCTACTCATCCTTTGGAAATTATGGAGTGAATTTAAGTTTTCAAAATAGCCCTAAACACGTGAAAAGCAAGAGAGAGAGGAAAATGAGGGCTATAAAGAGTCAAACCAAAAGGGATATCTCCGATCTAGGGTGTAGTTGAATAGAAGGGCTAACTGCTAGTTAGTTAAAATAGTTTTAGTGGATCAAAATAGGAGGACTAATAAATGAGTTATTTCTAGCTAAATCTTTAAATAGTTGTTAGTCCGTTATAGCTAATTTGGGCTAATTTTTTAGCTCTGACTAGTAGTTGACCGTTAGCTTAGTTTGTTTAGTCTAGCTAGTGGAATACTGGATCTGTTTTAGTATATATACTGTAATTATTTTTTATTCTAGTCTTATAATATAAGATGTGATCTCTTTAGATACGTGTACATTGATGCGATAGTACTAGTGTTGATAGAGAGAACTTATTAATACATTTCTGGGTTTTGGAACCAAAGGTGATTACACTTTTATATGACATAGTGAATGGTTGTTATTCCCTTTCTACTAAGGAGTGTTTGGTTCCACCCAATTAAAATTCAGTCCTTGTGCACATCGAATATCTGAATAATAATTACatatattaaatatagtctaactaTAAAACTAATTATACAGATAAAAACAAAAAGACGAGACAAATTTATTAGACCTAATTAAGCCTAGATTTAGTTGATGTGACATCGAATGTCTGAATAATAATTACatatattaaatatagtctaatattTAATGTGACACGTACTAAATTTTAGTTAGAGAAACCAAACGGTCTCTAATAAAAATGCAATTATAGATTTAGAGCAAAGTCAAACTCTTCTAATTTTCTAATTTTATAGAAAATATCTATAAGTATGTATTTCATAATGAATCTAATAATACTTATTAAGTACTATAAGTGTAATATTTTTTATAAATATTTGGTCAATTTAAAATTGGTTGACTCATCGAGAATTGAAAAATATATAATCTTAAATAGAGGATTAGTTCTAAGGTTGTTTCCATTAGAGTGTACATATAGTCGTGCAAAATATAATAAGTTATGATTATAAACACCTCCAAAAAATCTTAAAACAACTCCCAAGTTGTTTAAAAAACATACTGTCAAAAAAAACTAACAGTTCTATTATTTTGTGAAACACCCCCTTCAACACCAACCACCCTTTCATTTAGTTTCAGATGGAACCCTTTTTTCTCTTTCAAGTTTTATAGAAAACTAACTATTGAAACCTATTGCAGAAATAAAAAAATCCAACTCTATATTTATTTCATTGACTTGAATTTTTAAGGAACAGTTTTGTTATTTTGTAAAACACCCCCTTCAACACCAACCACCCTTTCATTAGTTTTCAGATGGAACCCTTTTTTCTCTCTCAAGTTTTATAGAAAACTAACTATTGAAACCTATTGTAGAAATAAAAAAATCCAACTCTATATTTATTTCATTGACTTGAATTTTTAAGGAACTTTTGGAGATACTCAGCTTTGATCTAGAAAAACTTACATAGCGCCTTTTGTGACCAAATAACTAAGTAAATTTGGACCAGCACTCGTGTTTTGGGATCTTTCTTCCTCTCGAAACGGGGGTTCCTCTGGGCCACCCCATTTGACCCTCCGTCGTGTCTTTCTACCTCTGTTTGATCAACACTTAGCATCGCAACTCCCAAATGCATGTTTCAGTGTGCTGCAGATTGAGCTGAACTCCATTCACACCTTCGTGCCACATTGGATTCAGCAACAATTTCTTCGACAAAAAACAAATGCCATAAGacagttatttactgttcattagTTGTCGGTAGTTCGTCATTAAGATCACCATGTTCACATATACAAACAAGGAAAACAAATCCCACATATGCAATAGCTTTTCACCTCACAAATATGTCAGTCAGCAAAAGACAGAATGTAGATCTTCCTTACAAAGTAGCTTTTTAACATCCCAAACTGCCAGTGACACCAGAATTAGTGATCATTAGGCATGTCAAAGCATGCCAAGAATTAGTCTCGGTAACACAATAAATCCATTAAATAGCATATACATTCACATGAAAACACCTATGCCATGAAGGCTCGCAGCGAGCCTATATGCCAGTATATACAACCAAACCAATCTTCAATGCAAATCATTCCTAAAGAAAACTTAGCACTGCTATTCAGTTATATCAAAGCAGAGTTTTGCTTCATCCCAGGGGCCATTGATCTCAAACTTGTATTCCTGAATCCTTATAAGCCAGTAAGGGCAAACGATTGAGACAAAAACAAGTAGCGCCAATAGAACAGTGAAGAACATTCGATGCAACTGGTATGTGACACTCAGGGCCACAGCCATTAGCGTGAAGGAGAATAGCAGATGAAGCCTAAAATGGTATTTCTTCACACAGAAAGTAATGAGGGGTGCAAAGAGGAAGACTTGCAAGGAGAACAACATGATTGCGAAGACGTGCAGCCTTGATGGCAGCCGCGAAGCCACAAGGACAGAGGCTACTATCGATGCATTCAAGGAGATGTTGCTAGTTAATTTTGGGTTGTTCAATGCGCCTGGAGGCCTTATGGTTGAACCAGAGTAATCGTGTAAAAATAGATGAACCAGCAGAAGAGATACAGCAAGGGCCCATATTGAATCTGAACTGATGGACCTGGTGAGGGTATGATAAATTGGTGCGAGAACATAAAGACCGCTTATGAAGAATGATATATTGAGGACATACTTTGTCAGAAGCTTCAGCGAGAACGGACAAGTTGTGAGCAAGAGGACCCAGAACCCAACAAGGAGAAGACCAACATCTAGTTTGAGGAGAGTAGATTCATCAATGTCCAAGTTCAGCGTTAGGGTCCATGTAGAAACCACAAGAGCGACGATGCAAAGATACTGTGATATGGATACAGAGTCGATCATCACTTTCAGAAGGTCCCTCTTGACGACATTGGCATTCATAACCATCTCCTCAAGGAAGGACTCGTCAGTGTAGTTATCATCATATCCTGACTGCCTTCCCCCATAGGCAACTTTTCTCCACATTGGTTGTAACTTGATTTGGTTTCCGTCGCTGCTCTTCATAATGAATTGCTGTGCTTTCTTCCCCAGAAGAAACAGGTGTTGAACCGTGTAGATGTCAAGAACTGCTAGTCCTGAAGAGGTCTTCTGTCCTCAAACTTGCATTTCTCCGGCATCAATTCTCCACTCCTAAAAAAATGCACACTTATTCACTCCAATTTTTTAATAGACGAGGAAATTTCAGTCATGTATGAAGTATCAAAGGCACCATACTCAGAAACAGTCTCGTATCATCAGGAATGGGTAAAGTACATCCAGTAAATTGAGGCATTGGGTTTCAGTTGACTACTAACCATTCCTTTGTTTGTTTTAAAAGAAATTAAACTGCTGCAACATTACATTTTATTTGATGACTCATTCACAGCAAAGGAAGGACTAGCGCAAATTAAATGTCATCAATCAAACCATCTAACCAAAGCTAGGGGTTCTTTACCATCTAACAAATTGACAATTCCTTTGTTCAACTCCAGGTGGATCACCACCGGTGACAGACACAGAAATGGATCAAGTGGAGGGCTAAATAGTTGGAGGCTACAAACCTTGCTAACAGTAAAACAAATGTAACTGATGTAACAAGGATCACAAAAAAACAATATCAATTCAAAATTCTCAAGAAACATTTTAAACAACCGCGTGGgtagaaaaacaacaaataaagaAGATTTGTTAACCAAAAGGTAATCCATATTAAGCTCAATATGTAGTCCTTTTTGCTCAACCCAGCTCTCTTTAGTTTCAGAACTATTCTTTGGCACATCTTTATCAATAAACTACTTCACCATCCTATCCTTGCCTCCTATGGAATGCAATGCAACTATAATCAATTATATAAAAACTAACAATCAACAATCAAAATTGGATGGATTTAATTTACTCTTGAGTAAGTTCCCTCAATGCCACTGCCACAGATCAAGGTAAACATGTAATTCTATCCTTTTTCCAAGAAAGGGGATTAGAACAAATGTAACAGCATGGAAGGAACGCCTATGAAGACATCAGTCTGCAGAAAATCTGATTGAGATTTCGAACTGGAAACTAAGAGCAGAAGCTCGAACTGGTTTCAGGAACATAAAGTCCAAAAGATCGTTGTTTTTACCTAGCATTCTAGAAGAGACAGCCTGTACCGAAGCTCGCGAATGCCGACGCCTGGCGCGGGCGCGATGCCCTCCGCCGAAGCCCGGCCGGCCGCTGCCGCCTCTTCCGCGAAAGCTGATGCCCGCGTTGCTACCGCAGCGAGGCCACCTAAGCGCGGGCGCGAGGCCCACGGCCGAAGCCCGCCCGCCGCGTGCCCGCGTCTCCCGCAAAGGCCGACGCCCTGACGCGTTGCTGCCGTGGCGAGGCCGCCAAGGCGCGGGCGTGAGGCCACGCCCGAAGCCCGAAGCTCGCCCGGCCGCCGCCGCGTCTCCCGCGAAGGCCGACGCCGCTGCCGCCGCACCCCCCAGCCGGAGCCGAGCCGACGCCGCTGCCGGCTCACCCGAATACCCTATTAGCGTTGGGGTTTGGATCGGGACGGCACTCGCTACAGAGAACTGCTCTTTAGTTTCTACATAGGGCCATCGCCCTTCGCAAAAATCAGGGGTATTCTCACTTCTTACCTTTTTTTCTATTTGATTTGTGGAATAGTTATCTGTCACCATCTTATTCGCTAATAACTAAAATATACATCAGAAAGAATTTAATTATATCAAAATTTATAGGATAAACTCATGATACATCACCCATGAAATATAAAATGTAACttcacaaaccaaacacaccattaaTTTTTAGTGCTCCTTTGTAATACATGAATTTTATAGAAATAATATAGAAATTTCATAGAAATTAGTTAAAAATACAGGAAAACACAAGATTCTGAAAAAGTATCCTTTGACCCAAAAAGCACTTTGTAGAGAGAACTACATATATCCGCCCACGCATACAAAAGAAGCTCAACAATTTTTAAAAAAATCAAGTATGTATGTTCGTGAAAAGACTCAAGAGCAATATTATTGGAATCAAATGGGTCTTCTATAATAAGCAAGATGAAAATAATGCGATATCATGAAACAAGGCATGATTTGTGGGATAGATATCTAGGTTCTCATAGCGTGGATTCTGTACATGGGCCGTTGAAAGGACTAAGTAGGTCGCGCGACTAATTACATGGGTTGATCGACCCAACTCAGGCTCAAAGACGACGCAATGGCTTGGGGATCAAGATAGTGCGACAGTTTTTTCAGATAAGGAAGGCGCAAGGACTCCCGGTGACTCAGAAACAAACCTTCAAGGTCGTGAAACTAGTAAATAAGGGAGGAAACTGACTTATAACCCTAAACACGTCATCCTATATAAAGAGGGTTAGGGACACCTACAATTTATTAGATAACCTCACCCAATACTTATTGCATACCATAGTTGTGCACCATTGTAACCTCGATCTCAGAGCAATACCATCTCCACAACATAAAGGACGTAGGGTTTTACACATTTTGGTGGCCTAAACTTGTATAATTCTTGTGTCATTGTCACACATGGTTTTAGAAGGTAGCCCGAATGCGAacaatgtacgtgccaggatcagaactcacgtacacaacgattacataaatgaacaccattacacagtgctcaaataataacataaaggatattaatttattacatcatgatgtcggaGACAtctacatagtcatcaacttaacgagTAATCAAAGTGCGATTGAAAAACATAGTAAAaataagtgaaagtcgcctagaggggggtgaataggcgaaacctgaaaattataaactttgaacacgcactaaggccggggttagcattagaattaaatcggagaacggaagatagttctccttgctatgagttgctcaatcaatgcggataaccttgggagcaaactcaaatcaatatgagcaagagaacttttagagagaggaaagagagaaacaaatcaagtgaagatcaacaagtgaacacggtgattgtttaccgatgttcggtttcaaagaacctagtccccgttgaggaggccacaaaggccgggtctattccaaccctttccctctctcaatcggtcacacagaccggtcgaggcttctccttaatcacttgggtcactaagaccccgcaaggatcaccacacacttaggtgtctcttgctagctttacgaagcacttagagaataagaatgagaaggagaaagcaatccaagcaacaaaagaacacaaaacaccctctctcaagtcactaagcaattgagttgatttgggggcttggagaggatttgatctattgattgtgtcttggagtgtagtcttttgctcttgcaatgaatgtgaagttcagaaaacttggatgacttgaatggaggtggttggaggtatttatagccccaaccactattctaggcgTTGctgtcgatggtgcaccggacagtccggtagtgcaccggacatggcactgtttagtgtccggtgcgtgccacgtcagctgcctgttggggtttggagcggttgaccgttgaagtcttttgtcttctagctgcattggacagtccggtggcacaccaaacATGTCCGGTGCGTCCTGACATCGCTGCTCCGACTTCTGACTCCGcattgttcacttttgcagtcgaccgttgcgcgctggtgatcgttgctccgttggctcaccggacatgtgtaacactctgaatttgggggtataaaatttctttctaattatcactcaaattcatgtgttactcttctctctctcactctaggttttatctctctctagattctctctcgatttttcccttttaagtagaaatagcttaaagttagggggatttaattatttatttttgccaaaacatttatgagtcatgacatgttgcatcatgctgagcttaaaatattctttgaagtgttgcacatgtttgaatttatttgaatttgaaacctaatttgaatttggaattgaaaaccctatagaaaagaaatagaaaaggaattagaaaatccagagaaaaagaaaaaggaaatgcagcccagccggcccagccaggccgcgcgcccgcgcgcccgcgccgcctgacaggcggaccccgcctgtcagcggcagccCTCTCTCCCGTGcgctctccctctctcgctcgctgcctagtggggccgacctgtcggcgccagtttcttCGCCCGCgcaccccttctctctctctgcctcgcgggcccggttcgccagttgctgagccgttgccccgagcgcccctctcctctctctctgcgccgtggaccctccctgtcagttccgccctccccgcgcccgtcgtagaccggcgagtgcgcactcgcacacgtcgccggatttctcaaccacgacgcccgcccacgcgcccatctcccttcttagagccacgCCAGTGCCCCGTGCTTGCCCCCGCCTCATTTCGCGCagctccaccctctctcgcgctctgcccacgctgCCAGCCACcgtcggagacccgcgcccgcgttcccgaCCATCCAGCTCGTCGGAGACCGCgctaagcctccccgagctccgccccgaggtgagactccCGCCCCTGTGCTTGTTTTACTCTATTCGCGCCTGCTCTTAGCCAATTTGGCCTTGCCGACGTGTGGTCGTGCCAGCTCGCCGCGCCCACACGGTGTCCGGCCACCCGACCTCGTCCAGTGCCTGGGCTTTGGCCCAAGGTGTCCCCCCACCTCTACTGGAACTAGCTCGAGCCCTATCACGACCGATTGCCCCCTCTAGCGACAGGGattcctcaccggagttactccggcccgcccgagaccttctctctgccattctcccctctctgccctcggattcgtggcctcttccccgccattgagttcgtcgtggcgttctctccctctctgtccaactccggcgaccccagagccaccctagctcatgcctgcctcaactccggcgacctcactgccgcggagaggagcggcgccgcccgcagTCATTCGCCcctccccggtctgatcccctccatcCGATTCTGATCGCATGGCCCAGatcgcgggataccgcttcgcgtgCGCGCCCTGCACCCctagcccgcctgtcagcgcccaagtTCTCTGGCGCTGGGGCagctcggtcagtgcgccctccccctctgtcgctgacgccCCTGACTCgcctgtcagtgctcgcccgcccgcacgcgcgccctcggccgcagatctaatctcagccgttggttttagatctgacggttagattcacccgataccccttcgcgcggtagtttattaaagagaccctcggtttataggaaatcaacccgccatccctggttttcgcgcgcaggcccctgtatctTGCAGGTTTAACCCTGGAcatttaaatattcacagaattagacctaatttcatattttgaattcccaaacttgtttatttcataacttttgcatataaactccaaatttagtgattcaaattgcaaaatgttcataggattattctctgtccaaataaaatagtttcatttactgtctacacattctaatttttatgattaagtatgaactaatgtagatgtagttttatttatttaataaaataaataaaaggagaaccttagagatttaaacatgtttaagcttgtgagatttAAACATGTTTAAGGTCAACTTGGctgccgtgctcaacacagagttggaccacgccctcgacgagttgggcaaggttcgggcggaggttgcggaattgcgtgctgtgTGTGCAGCacaccactatctggatggtggttctcccgcccctgtcgggattcagcacccttaccgttcaccgccccgtggtcgcttcgactatggtaccccagactgcaggacccgaatagatttggatccctagatcgacagagtcggagtctgtaataatgcttagttcagtgtcttagtctagtcagtcttagttagagttagtttgcttattttatgttggatgcttgttatgatggacatgtactaaagttggatctttgtaatgattgtcaccaaggtgtgggtatcccctgcaacttggtgtagttattaataaagtcgattatttagttgggtaatccatttatttccactttcctctttatctgagaagctgtcagtgaagatggtcaattgttcagtgccatgaagattttctatacatcttttcttatgctgaaagactgtagaatcagatttgatatatgtgtgtgatttctacagatgtctgagaacaggcgcagaggtgcgaggcgtgctcagccagaacagcaggcaccccaagaggaggcagccccgtagcagcatttgccaccgccacccccaacgaccattgagcaaatgttcttGATGTAGACTTAAGTAGTTCAGGCAATCGGATAGAccttagc
Proteins encoded:
- the LOC100273079 gene encoding Phosphatidylinositol N-acetylglucosaminyltransferase subunit C-like, with product MKSSDGNQIKLQPMWRKVAYGGRQSGYDDNYTDESFLEEMVMNANVVKRDLLKVMIDSVSISQYLCIVALVVSTWTLTLNLDIDESTLLKLDVGLLLVGFWVLLLTTCPFSLKLLTKYVLNISFFISGLYVLAPIYHTLTRSISSDSIWALAVSLLLVHLFLHDYSGSTIRPPGALNNPKLTSNISLNASIVASVLVASRLPSRLHVFAIMLFSLQVFLFAPLITFCVKKYHFRLHLLFSFTLMAVALSVTYQLHRMFFTVLLALLVFVSIVCPYWLIRIQEYKFEINGPWDEAKLCFDITE